One window of the Natrinema sp. CBA1119 genome contains the following:
- a CDS encoding methyl-accepting chemotaxis protein, with product MDFARRLVPKAIRRRYAVKFGIALLILGLSVGLIGYGATAGITNQVEDRVQTDHAASASQEAQSLQMWNEQNEHTIETITRSDVVASDDPAAIENRFLDWKEHLDTDTFEISYVDTANDTVLASTSDSVNASTDGSGDTSVSQFENVPTEAYGSATESVPWVSDTYTAAGEFGKTTAVITYVQHSAERENRSVVYTANIEAYANQLQQDEGVTTMVVDSDDEVMLDNQGYGENHETLGLAYGGDSAVLSDARTEGASTRQVSGTDFDFGSLETTAYDFDENEYVTSSARVLGTDWVVVTHEPSSQALGYVTSINQYGLSATVLGVLLIGMVGAVLGRNTAVSIDRLTDKAGQMEEGNLDVDLETKRIDNIGRLYDGFDSMRVALREQIEEAEAAREEAERERERVQEINGHLEEKAAEYSDVMEAAADGDLTARMEADGENEAMAEIAADFNEMLEEIEQTVAELNRFATDVATASEQVTASSEEVRSASQQVTGSIQEISDGADRQNESLQSVNQEMSGLSTTTEEIAASSNEVADIAERTVDTGRDGQEAAQAAITAMDEIEGEAGSAVAEIRRLEEEVQQIDELINTISEIARQTNMLALNANIEASRSAGGSDDEGFSVVAKEVKALSEDVAEAADEAEDRLEAIRERTEQSAVEVEGTSDDIEDASEQVEEAVHALEEIADLAQQTNVGVQEISAATEEQAASTQEVVAMVDDAATISEETTSEAENVAAAAEEQTTALTEVTQSASNLSQQAAQLSEALDRFDTGVDRDDVDLESMVETDAELAATDSTFEVDSEATDEPDDDNRGITFDTADDPSDPDPDSDDLLTFDDGADETLESEPTDSDADPTDSAAEPTDGDQLATDALESDPDDDPVEPAGTEPEQAADDESAADGQRDGDAGEIGAEEILGIGERDDGATDIAASDATDGSPDSPDPLAEETADPLADATETADPLAEETEAPDPLAADSDASTPLEDERDTTAESGDDDVDASAGFEPAGDSATDLEQGSTAGDDGDTEPDESTTADGSPADDDAAETADDDDESTESDDVFTFGTASDEDDE from the coding sequence CGGCGGCGATCGAAAATCGATTCCTCGACTGGAAGGAACACCTCGATACCGACACGTTCGAGATTTCCTACGTCGATACCGCCAACGACACGGTGCTCGCGTCGACCAGCGATTCGGTGAACGCGAGTACCGACGGAAGCGGCGACACGTCAGTGAGTCAGTTCGAAAACGTTCCCACCGAGGCCTACGGGAGCGCGACGGAAAGCGTTCCGTGGGTCTCGGACACCTACACTGCCGCCGGAGAATTCGGCAAGACGACCGCCGTCATCACCTACGTGCAACACTCCGCTGAACGCGAGAACCGCTCGGTCGTCTACACGGCCAACATCGAGGCGTACGCGAACCAGTTGCAACAGGACGAGGGCGTCACGACGATGGTCGTCGATAGCGACGACGAGGTTATGCTCGACAATCAGGGGTACGGTGAAAACCACGAAACGCTCGGACTCGCGTACGGCGGCGACAGCGCCGTTCTAAGCGACGCGCGAACCGAGGGCGCATCTACGCGACAGGTCTCGGGCACCGACTTCGACTTCGGCTCGCTCGAGACTACTGCCTACGACTTCGACGAGAACGAGTATGTCACCAGTTCCGCGCGCGTGCTCGGGACGGACTGGGTCGTCGTGACCCACGAACCGTCCAGCCAGGCGCTCGGGTACGTCACCTCGATCAACCAGTACGGTCTCTCTGCGACGGTCCTCGGCGTCCTCCTGATCGGCATGGTCGGTGCGGTCCTCGGTCGGAACACCGCCGTCTCGATCGACCGACTCACCGACAAGGCCGGTCAGATGGAAGAGGGTAATCTCGATGTCGACCTCGAGACCAAGCGGATCGACAACATCGGCCGGCTCTACGACGGCTTCGACTCGATGCGCGTCGCGTTGCGCGAGCAGATTGAAGAAGCCGAAGCCGCCCGCGAGGAGGCCGAACGCGAACGCGAGCGCGTCCAGGAGATCAACGGTCACCTCGAGGAGAAGGCCGCCGAATACAGCGACGTGATGGAAGCAGCCGCAGACGGCGACCTGACCGCCCGGATGGAGGCCGACGGCGAGAACGAGGCGATGGCCGAGATCGCCGCGGACTTCAACGAGATGCTCGAGGAGATCGAGCAGACCGTCGCCGAGCTCAACCGGTTCGCGACCGACGTCGCGACCGCCTCCGAGCAGGTGACCGCCTCGAGCGAGGAAGTTCGCTCCGCGTCCCAACAGGTCACCGGCTCGATTCAGGAAATTTCGGACGGTGCGGATCGTCAGAACGAGTCGTTACAGTCGGTCAACCAGGAGATGAGCGGGCTCTCGACGACGACCGAGGAGATCGCCGCCTCCTCGAACGAAGTGGCCGACATCGCCGAACGGACCGTCGACACCGGCCGAGACGGACAGGAAGCCGCACAGGCGGCGATCACCGCGATGGACGAGATCGAGGGCGAAGCCGGCAGCGCCGTCGCTGAAATCCGCCGACTCGAGGAGGAAGTCCAGCAGATCGACGAACTCATCAACACGATTTCGGAGATCGCACGCCAGACCAACATGCTGGCGCTGAACGCCAACATCGAGGCCTCCCGATCCGCGGGCGGCAGCGACGACGAAGGGTTCTCCGTCGTCGCAAAGGAGGTCAAGGCGCTCTCCGAGGACGTCGCCGAGGCGGCCGACGAGGCAGAAGATCGGCTCGAGGCGATTCGAGAGCGAACCGAGCAGTCCGCCGTTGAGGTCGAAGGCACGAGCGACGACATCGAGGACGCAAGTGAACAGGTCGAGGAGGCCGTTCACGCGCTCGAGGAGATCGCAGACCTCGCACAGCAGACCAACGTGGGGGTCCAGGAGATTTCCGCGGCGACCGAAGAGCAGGCCGCCTCGACCCAGGAGGTCGTCGCGATGGTCGACGACGCCGCGACGATCTCGGAGGAGACTACCTCTGAAGCCGAAAACGTCGCCGCCGCCGCCGAAGAGCAGACCACCGCACTGACCGAGGTCACGCAGTCCGCTTCGAACCTCTCCCAGCAGGCCGCACAGCTCTCCGAAGCGCTCGACCGATTCGACACCGGGGTCGACCGCGACGACGTGGACCTCGAGTCGATGGTCGAGACCGACGCGGAGCTGGCGGCGACCGACTCGACGTTCGAGGTCGACAGCGAAGCGACCGACGAACCGGACGACGACAACCGAGGGATCACGTTCGATACGGCCGACGATCCGAGCGACCCCGACCCCGACTCGGACGACCTCCTCACGTTCGACGACGGCGCGGACGAGACGCTCGAGTCCGAGCCGACCGATTCAGACGCCGATCCGACCGATTCGGCCGCCGAGCCAACCGATGGAGACCAGTTGGCCACGGACGCACTCGAGAGCGATCCGGACGACGACCCGGTCGAGCCAGCGGGTACCGAGCCTGAGCAGGCGGCCGACGACGAGTCAGCCGCGGACGGGCAACGCGACGGCGATGCCGGCGAGATCGGTGCGGAAGAGATCCTCGGGATCGGAGAGCGTGACGACGGTGCGACCGACATCGCCGCGTCGGACGCGACCGATGGCTCGCCCGATTCGCCCGATCCGCTCGCGGAGGAGACGGCGGATCCACTTGCAGATGCCACGGAGACGGCCGATCCGCTCGCAGAGGAGACGGAGGCCCCAGATCCCCTTGCGGCCGATAGTGACGCGAGTACGCCACTCGAGGACGAGCGCGACACGACGGCAGAGTCCGGAGATGACGATGTCGACGCGAGCGCCGGATTCGAACCGGCGGGCGACTCGGCTACCGACCTCGAGCAGGGATCGACCGCCGGGGACGACGGTGACACCGAACCAGACGAATCGACGACTGCCGACGGATCGCCGGCCGACGACGACGCGGCCGAGACCGCGGACGACGATGACGAGTCGACCGAAAGCGACGACGTGTTCACGTTCGGCACGGCGAGCGACGAAGACGACGAGTAA
- a CDS encoding homoserine kinase yields MLTVRAPATSANLGSGFDVFGLALGTPADIVRVERAPETTITVTGAGSKYIPEDPAKNTVGAVAEALDAPARIRIDKGVRPSSGLGSSAASAAAAAVALNALYDRGRTREDLVSVAAKGEAVVSGEAHADNVAPSLLGGFTVVTDDGVTQVDASVPVVACLPEISVSTRDARGVVPESATMDEVVTTVGNAATLTVGMTRDDPELVGRGMNDDIVTPERTKLITGYEAVREAALEAGATGVTVSGAGPGILAVCHRRDQRAIASAMVDAFDAAGVESRAYQTAISEGATLYRDDS; encoded by the coding sequence ATGCTTACCGTGCGGGCACCAGCGACGAGTGCGAACCTCGGGAGTGGCTTCGACGTCTTCGGCCTCGCTCTCGGAACGCCCGCCGACATCGTTCGGGTCGAACGCGCCCCGGAGACGACGATTACGGTTACCGGAGCCGGCAGCAAGTACATCCCTGAAGATCCGGCCAAGAACACCGTCGGTGCGGTCGCCGAGGCCCTGGACGCTCCGGCCCGCATTCGGATCGACAAAGGTGTCCGCCCCTCCTCGGGGTTAGGCTCGTCGGCCGCGAGCGCGGCTGCCGCCGCCGTCGCGCTCAACGCCCTCTACGACCGCGGTCGCACCCGCGAGGACCTCGTCAGCGTCGCCGCCAAGGGCGAAGCCGTCGTCTCCGGCGAGGCGCACGCGGACAACGTCGCGCCCTCTCTCCTCGGCGGCTTCACCGTCGTCACCGACGACGGCGTCACGCAGGTCGACGCGTCCGTCCCCGTCGTCGCCTGTCTCCCCGAAATATCCGTCTCGACGCGAGACGCGCGCGGCGTCGTCCCCGAGTCGGCAACCATGGACGAGGTCGTCACCACGGTCGGCAATGCGGCGACGCTGACCGTCGGCATGACGCGAGACGACCCCGAACTCGTCGGCCGAGGGATGAACGACGATATCGTCACGCCCGAACGGACCAAGCTCATCACGGGCTATGAGGCCGTTCGCGAGGCCGCCCTCGAGGCGGGCGCGACCGGCGTGACGGTCAGCGGTGCCGGCCCCGGGATTCTGGCGGTCTGTCACCGCCGGGATCAGCGGGCGATCGCGTCGGCGATGGTCGACGCCTTCGACGCGGCCGGCGTCGAGAGTCGGGCCTATCAGACCGCGATCAGCGAGGGGGCGACGCTGTACCGGGACGACTCGTAG
- the pdxS gene encoding pyridoxal 5'-phosphate synthase lyase subunit PdxS: MAEETDLEELRRGTDLVKRGFARMQKGGVIMDVVDPEQARIAEEAGAVAVMALEAVPADIRKRGGVARMADPGDVEEIVNSVSIPVMGKARIGHTKEAQILETVGVDMIDESEVLTPADDAYHIDKRDFTAPFVCGARDLGEALRRIDEGAAMIRTKGEAGTGDVNQAVHHQRTIKGAIRKLEGMSHEEREAFAREIEAPAELVHETAEMGRLPVVNFAAGGIATPADAALMMHHECDGIFVGSGIFGAENPPEMADAIVQATNNWDEPETLAEISKHLGKGMKGDANVDLPEEEKMQGRGV; the protein is encoded by the coding sequence ATGGCCGAGGAAACCGATCTCGAGGAACTTAGACGCGGCACCGATCTCGTCAAGCGCGGCTTCGCCCGGATGCAAAAGGGTGGCGTCATCATGGACGTCGTCGACCCCGAACAGGCCCGCATCGCCGAGGAGGCCGGCGCCGTCGCGGTGATGGCCCTGGAAGCAGTCCCCGCGGATATCCGCAAGCGCGGCGGCGTCGCGCGGATGGCGGATCCCGGTGACGTCGAGGAGATCGTCAACTCGGTCTCGATTCCCGTCATGGGGAAGGCCCGTATCGGCCACACGAAGGAGGCCCAGATCCTCGAGACCGTCGGCGTGGACATGATCGACGAGAGCGAGGTGCTCACCCCGGCGGACGACGCCTACCACATCGACAAGCGCGACTTTACCGCGCCGTTCGTCTGCGGCGCGCGCGACCTCGGCGAGGCACTGCGCCGGATCGACGAGGGCGCGGCGATGATCCGAACGAAAGGCGAGGCCGGCACCGGCGACGTCAATCAGGCCGTCCACCACCAGCGGACGATCAAGGGCGCGATCCGCAAACTCGAGGGCATGAGCCACGAGGAACGGGAAGCGTTCGCCCGCGAGATCGAAGCGCCGGCGGAGCTGGTCCACGAGACCGCCGAGATGGGGCGACTTCCGGTCGTCAACTTCGCGGCTGGCGGGATCGCGACCCCCGCGGACGCGGCGCTCATGATGCACCACGAGTGCGACGGTATCTTCGTGGGCAGCGGCATCTTCGGCGCGGAGAACCCGCCCGAGATGGCAGACGCGATCGTTCAGGCGACGAACAACTGGGACGAGCCCGAGACGCTCGCCGAGATCTCGAAGCACCTCGGCAAGGGGATGAAAGGGGATGCGAACGTCGATCTCCCCGAGGAAGAGAAAATGCAGGGCCGGGGCGTCTAA
- a CDS encoding acetoacetate decarboxylase family protein, with translation MTTGDGRTRRRLSTGHVIELPLELSFAMGGMTVPARRSRLEAVLPEGLSSLAMAPGVGCVALVGIQYHRVGGGDRDETGLEPYDEFAVIIPAVHGSRADLPLAQLADGEIGGYVHWLPVTTDPSVALGRECWGYPKERADITVTDGPDGIRAVVDGGRYDERETVRLEVARPRRSPRARDWTMASFTRKDGDLLRTTARIEGEVAIGIGPSVGTRLEVAGALARELGLWRRPITRLYGSDVRARLFEGERVPE, from the coding sequence ATGACTACCGGCGACGGACGGACGCGACGACGGCTTTCGACCGGCCACGTGATTGAACTCCCGCTCGAGCTATCGTTCGCGATGGGCGGCATGACGGTCCCTGCGCGTCGCAGTCGACTCGAGGCGGTTCTCCCGGAGGGACTTTCGTCGCTCGCGATGGCACCCGGCGTCGGCTGCGTCGCGCTCGTCGGGATCCAGTACCACCGGGTCGGTGGCGGAGATCGAGACGAGACGGGGCTCGAGCCCTACGACGAATTCGCCGTCATCATCCCAGCGGTCCACGGGAGCCGAGCGGACCTCCCCCTCGCACAGCTTGCGGACGGCGAAATCGGCGGCTACGTGCACTGGCTCCCGGTTACAACCGACCCCTCGGTCGCGCTCGGCCGCGAGTGCTGGGGGTATCCGAAGGAACGGGCCGACATCACGGTGACCGACGGCCCGGACGGGATTCGAGCCGTCGTCGACGGCGGCCGCTACGACGAGCGCGAGACCGTTCGACTCGAGGTCGCCCGACCCCGACGCAGTCCTCGAGCGCGCGACTGGACGATGGCCAGTTTCACGCGGAAAGACGGCGATCTCCTGCGGACGACGGCCCGGATCGAGGGCGAGGTGGCGATCGGGATCGGGCCGTCGGTCGGCACGCGCCTCGAGGTCGCGGGGGCGCTGGCGCGGGAACTCGGACTGTGGCGACGGCCGATCACCCGACTGTACGGCTCGGACGTCCGAGCGCGTCTGTTCGAGGGAGAACGGGTCCCCGAGTGA
- a CDS encoding DUF1405 domain-containing protein, which produces MTASTSSGRLSDRERDDDMSLPAYLAPVPRTLEDLGLQFAWLVVAINLAGTAFGFWYYSGQFAGTAAVLWPWVPDSPLATLFIALAIACWKLGREQPWLTALAFFGNIVLGLWTPYTLLAFADSYAYLSPVMYQFLFWSHLAMVVQAFVLYRISDFPVWAVAVAAVWYWSNLIVDYFVPIVGEPHHTIIPVERDAAMFLEADALGVIAAGEVTFVLLALFLALAIRVKKCEAARSRP; this is translated from the coding sequence ATGACTGCGTCGACCTCGAGCGGCCGATTGTCGGATCGCGAGCGCGACGACGATATGTCCCTTCCGGCGTATCTTGCGCCCGTTCCGCGCACGCTCGAGGACCTCGGATTGCAATTTGCGTGGCTCGTCGTGGCGATCAACCTCGCGGGGACGGCCTTCGGCTTCTGGTACTACTCGGGGCAGTTCGCCGGGACCGCAGCCGTGCTGTGGCCGTGGGTTCCGGACAGTCCGCTCGCGACGCTGTTCATCGCGCTGGCGATCGCCTGCTGGAAGCTGGGTCGCGAACAGCCGTGGCTCACCGCGCTGGCCTTCTTCGGCAATATCGTGCTGGGGCTGTGGACGCCCTACACGCTGCTCGCGTTCGCGGATTCCTACGCGTATCTCTCTCCGGTGATGTACCAGTTCCTCTTCTGGAGTCACCTCGCGATGGTCGTGCAGGCCTTCGTCCTCTACCGGATCAGCGACTTTCCGGTGTGGGCCGTCGCCGTCGCCGCCGTCTGGTACTGGAGCAACCTCATCGTCGACTACTTCGTCCCCATTGTCGGCGAGCCCCACCATACGATCATCCCCGTCGAGCGCGACGCGGCCATGTTTCTCGAGGCCGACGCGCTGGGCGTGATCGCCGCCGGCGAAGTCACGTTCGTCCTCCTGGCGCTGTTTCTCGCGCTCGCGATCCGGGTCAAAAAGTGCGAAGCCGCCCGGAGTCGGCCGTAG
- a CDS encoding valine--tRNA ligase, whose product MSTDTPEREVDAETGEPTLEGGYDPDTVESRWQQRWIDADVYAYDGDEKQDPNTVYSIDTPPPTVSGSLHMGHLYGSTLQDFAARFQRMHDGDVLFPFGYDDNGIASERLTESELDIRHQDYERREFQELCREVCAEYEAEFTEKMQDLGTSIDWNNTYKTIEPRVQRISQLSFLDLYEKGREYRKKAPAIWCPECETAISQVEMEDEERASHFNDIAFELVGDDAPREEFVISTTRPELIPACVSVFVHPDDEENRDLIGETARIPLFGHEVPIIEDERVDMEKGSGVVMCCTFGDQNDIEWYQAHDLPLRVAIDESATMTDLAGPYEGMSTEEAREAIVEDLEDEGSLRDRWEISHAVQVHERCDTAVEYRVSKQWYVEILDHKEEYLEAGREMDWYPEKMFTRYEHWIEGLEWDWLISRQRDSGIPFPVWYCADCDHEIMAERTELPVDPLSDEPPVSACPECGHEEFEAEEDVFDTWATSSLTPLINAGWDWDAASEEFTMDNPELYPFDLRPQGHDIISFWLFHTVVKCYEHTGEVPFDATMINGHVLDENREKMSKSRGNVVEPDEVLSEYPVDAVRFWAASAAVGDDFPYQEKDLTAGEKLLRKLWNASKLVDTLAPAHPDEPADLEAIDRWLLAELDDAVADLTAHLEDYEFAKARDRLRTFFWNTFCDDYLEIAKTREDNPSTQYALRTAHRTFLELWAPFLPHATEEIWQAVYGDERKNLGESSIHTRDWPDPQGYEADLAAGETAMEVISALRRYKSEHQLPLNEDLESVAVYGDIDGFEDAIQHVMHVQELAVLEEPPEITTEVAAIDLDYSSVGPKFGSKVGEIDDGIESGEYEIDDDEGVLRVAGEELADDLFEVELERTYSGEGEMIETESAVLILE is encoded by the coding sequence ATGAGCACGGACACGCCGGAGCGAGAGGTCGACGCCGAGACCGGCGAGCCGACCCTCGAGGGAGGCTACGATCCCGACACAGTCGAATCACGCTGGCAGCAGCGCTGGATCGACGCCGACGTCTACGCCTACGACGGCGACGAGAAGCAGGACCCGAACACCGTCTACTCGATCGACACGCCGCCGCCGACGGTCTCGGGCAGCCTGCACATGGGCCACCTCTACGGCTCCACGCTGCAGGACTTCGCCGCTCGATTCCAGCGGATGCACGACGGCGACGTGCTCTTTCCCTTCGGCTACGACGACAACGGAATCGCAAGCGAGCGCTTGACCGAGTCAGAACTGGATATCCGTCACCAAGACTACGAGCGCCGAGAGTTTCAGGAACTCTGCCGCGAGGTCTGTGCAGAGTACGAGGCCGAGTTCACGGAGAAGATGCAGGATCTCGGGACCTCGATCGACTGGAACAACACCTACAAGACGATCGAACCGCGCGTCCAGCGCATCTCGCAGCTGTCCTTCCTCGACCTCTACGAGAAGGGCCGCGAGTACCGCAAGAAGGCGCCCGCGATCTGGTGTCCGGAGTGCGAAACGGCCATCTCGCAGGTCGAGATGGAAGACGAGGAGCGCGCCTCGCACTTCAACGACATCGCGTTCGAGCTAGTCGGCGACGACGCGCCGCGCGAGGAGTTCGTCATCTCCACGACGCGACCGGAACTCATCCCGGCCTGCGTCTCCGTCTTCGTCCACCCCGACGACGAGGAGAATCGGGATCTCATCGGTGAGACCGCTCGCATTCCCCTGTTCGGCCACGAGGTGCCGATCATCGAGGACGAGCGCGTCGACATGGAGAAAGGCAGCGGCGTCGTCATGTGCTGTACCTTCGGCGACCAGAACGACATCGAGTGGTACCAGGCCCACGACCTGCCGCTCCGCGTGGCCATCGACGAATCCGCGACGATGACCGACCTCGCCGGTCCCTACGAGGGCATGTCCACCGAGGAGGCCCGCGAGGCCATCGTCGAGGACCTCGAGGACGAGGGGTCCCTGCGCGACCGCTGGGAGATCTCCCACGCGGTCCAGGTCCACGAGCGCTGTGACACCGCCGTCGAATACCGCGTCTCCAAGCAGTGGTACGTCGAAATCTTGGACCACAAAGAGGAGTACCTCGAGGCCGGCCGGGAGATGGACTGGTACCCCGAGAAGATGTTCACCCGCTACGAGCACTGGATCGAGGGCCTCGAGTGGGACTGGCTCATCTCGCGCCAGCGCGACTCGGGCATCCCGTTCCCGGTCTGGTACTGCGCGGACTGCGACCACGAGATCATGGCCGAGCGGACGGAACTGCCAGTCGACCCGCTGAGCGACGAGCCACCGGTCTCGGCCTGTCCCGAATGCGGCCACGAAGAGTTCGAGGCCGAGGAGGACGTCTTCGACACGTGGGCGACCTCCTCGCTGACGCCGCTGATCAACGCCGGCTGGGACTGGGACGCGGCGTCCGAGGAGTTCACGATGGACAACCCGGAGCTCTACCCGTTCGATCTGCGTCCGCAGGGCCACGACATCATTTCCTTCTGGCTGTTCCACACCGTCGTCAAGTGCTACGAGCACACCGGCGAGGTGCCCTTCGACGCGACGATGATCAACGGCCACGTCCTCGACGAGAACCGCGAGAAGATGTCCAAATCGCGGGGGAACGTCGTCGAACCCGACGAGGTGCTCTCGGAGTACCCAGTCGACGCCGTCCGGTTCTGGGCCGCCAGCGCCGCCGTCGGCGACGACTTCCCGTACCAGGAAAAGGACCTCACCGCGGGCGAGAAGCTGCTTCGAAAGCTCTGGAACGCCTCCAAACTCGTCGATACGCTCGCACCCGCCCATCCCGACGAGCCCGCCGACCTCGAGGCGATCGATCGCTGGCTCCTCGCGGAGCTCGACGACGCCGTCGCGGATCTGACCGCCCACCTCGAGGACTACGAGTTCGCGAAGGCCCGTGACCGCCTGCGGACGTTCTTCTGGAACACCTTCTGCGACGACTACCTCGAGATCGCCAAGACGCGCGAAGACAACCCGTCGACACAGTATGCGCTGCGGACCGCACATCGGACCTTCCTCGAGCTCTGGGCCCCGTTCTTGCCCCACGCGACGGAGGAGATCTGGCAGGCAGTCTACGGTGACGAGAGGAAGAATCTCGGCGAGAGCAGCATCCACACCCGCGACTGGCCCGACCCACAGGGGTACGAGGCCGACCTTGCGGCCGGCGAGACCGCCATGGAGGTCATCTCCGCGCTGCGACGCTACAAGAGCGAGCACCAGTTGCCGCTGAACGAGGACCTCGAGTCGGTGGCCGTCTACGGGGACATCGACGGCTTCGAAGACGCGATCCAGCACGTGATGCACGTCCAGGAGCTCGCGGTGCTCGAGGAACCGCCGGAGATCACGACCGAGGTCGCGGCGATCGATCTCGACTACTCGTCGGTCGGCCCGAAGTTCGGATCGAAGGTCGGCGAGATCGACGACGGGATCGAGAGCGGCGAGTACGAGATTGACGACGACGAGGGTGTGCTTCGAGTCGCCGGCGAGGAACTCGCGGACGACCTCTTCGAGGTCGAACTCGAGCGGACCTACTCGGGCGAGGGCGAGATGATTGAGACCGAGTCGGCGGTCCTCATCCTCGAGTAG